Below is a window of Prosthecochloris sp. GSB1 DNA.
GATGAACGCGCCTTGCAGCGGACAGGTTTCGTGGATTTGCCGTCGCTCTGGATATAGAAGCCGAGCTCGCCCCTGGGGTTTTCGGCGCGTCCGTAAACCTCACCCTCGCGGGGACGAATGCGCTTGGGGATGGCTGCCCTTGGGTCGAAGCCTTCCGGAGACGGCATCTTGTCGAGACATTGCTCGATGATGTTGAGGCTTTCCTCCATTTCCATTGCCCTGACGAGATGCCTTGACAGGCTGTCTCCGATATCGGAGAAGCGCCCGTCCGGCACACATACCCTGAAATCGAGTTCGGGATAAACCGAGTAACCGTCCGCCCTGCGCAGATCCCATTCCACACCTGAACCGCGCAGCATCGGGCCAGACCAGCCATAGTTGATGGCTACGTCGGCAGGCATCATGCCGACCCCCCTGGTCCTCTTGACGAAAATCTCGTTTTCGGTAAGAAGCTTCTGCAGTTCGACGGCCTTGGGCCTGAAATAGTTCACGAATTCGGCTGTCCGTTCCACGAAGCCCTTGGGAAAATCGTATGCGACGCCGCCGATGAGAATGTAGTTATAGAGCATCCGCGCCCCTGAGGCCCATTCGAGCAGGTTCATGATATGCTCGCGGTCACGGAAACAGAAAAGAAACGGGGTGAAGGCGCCGAGATCGATGGCATAGGTTCCGATAGCGACAAGATGCGAGGCGATCCTGTTGAGTTCCGCAACGATGACCCTGAGAAACTCCACACGGCGGGGAATCTCGATATCGAGAAGCTTTTCCACGGCTATCGCGTAGGCGAAATCACTGTTCATGGACGCAAGGTAGTCCATGCGGTCGACATAGGGGACGATACCCGGATAGTCGGTCATTTCAGCATGCTTCTCGAAACAGCGGTGCAGGTATCCGAGATAGGGCTCCGCCTCGATGACCACTTCACCGTCCGTCCGGCATTCCAGCCTGAGCACACCGTGCGTCGAGGGGTGCTGCGGCCCCATGTTGAGAATCATCTCCTCGCTGGAAAGATCCTTCTCTATGACGATCCGGTTCTTCCCGTCGGGAGTGATCCTGACCGATGCCTGTTCCGCCTTTCCCAACTCCTGCATACGTGTAGAAGCGTTTACTCCGTTGATCGAAATTCCTAATACGGCACCTTGATGCCGTGATAGTTTTCCTGTACCTGATAATCCTTGCGCAGGGGGAAACCTTCCCAATCCTCCGGACAGAGGATCCTTCTCATGTCCCGATGACCGCCGAAGGTCATGCCGTACATGTCGTAAGCCTCGCGCTCATGCCATTCAGCGGTTTTCCACACCCTTGAAACCGATGGAATGACGCCTCCCTCACGGTCGCATTTCACCTTGACGGCGATGGTGTATCCGTGCTCCCCGAGCGATTCGAGGTTGCAGACGATTCCCAGCTTCCCTTCGCCAGGATAATCCATCCCCGAAAGGCAGGCCATGTAGTTGAACCGCAGTTTCGGATTGTCCCTCATGAAGAGCGCGATATCGAGCCAAAGCTCAGGCCTGGCGACCTCGAAAAACGGCATGGTAGGATTTTCGTCGAGCGGCGAAACGGCGTCGCCGAACTTTTCGCTGATCACGGTCCAGACGACCCTGGCCCTTTCGACCGCTGGCGGAATAGCCGGCGTATGTTCCTGTTGTTCTGACATGTAGTCCTTTACCTTTTCAAGTATTCTATGGCTATGAAGCCCTGGCGCCCTGGCGGGCATCCTCGATCAGATGACCTGGATCGACGCTTTTCTCCTCGAGTTTCTTCAGGGCTTCGGCGCGGGTAATACCGATCTGCTCCATGCGGATCAATTCCTGTACCTTCATGAGACCGCCGATGAGCGCCTCCGGACGCGGAGGACAACCCGGAACATAGACATCGACCGGGATAACGCGGTCGACTCCCTTCAGCACATGGTAGCCGTGCTGCCAGTATGGTCCGCCGCAGTTCGAACAGCTTCCCATGGAAAGGACATACCTCGGCTCCGGCATTTGCTCGTAGAGCCTGACGACCCTCTCAGCCATCTTCATGGTTACCGTGCCGGCGACGATCATCAGATCGGACTGGCGCGGAGATGAACGGGGGAAAATTCCGAACCGCTCGAGATCGTAGTTGGAGGCGTTGGTGGCCATCATCTCGATGGCGCAGCAAGCGAGACCGAAGCCCATCGGCCAGAGCGACGAGAGACGCGCCCAGTTCATGACGTTGTCGACCGATGTCACCAGTACGTTATGCTTCGTGATCCTTGCGTCAAGTAAACCCATACCCGCAGAAAATTTTTTGTTGACCTTTCGAGCCGATCAGGACTCCCTGTCCCCCACTACCGGCATTTTCGGTATATTCGGCTCCGGGCGCACCCAGTCAAGATCGCCCTTGACCCACGCATAGACGAGTCCGATCACGAGAATACCCGCGAACACAAGCGCCTCGATCAGCGCGAACTCGCCGAGCTGCTTGAACACCGTCGCCCAGGGGAAGAGAAAAACGACCTCCACATCGAAAATGATGAAGATCAGCGCGACGACGTAGAAACGAATGTTGAATTTCACCCATGCCGAACCGACGGCTTCCTCACCGCACTCGTATATGGCGAGTTTTTCGGGATTGGGTCTGCTTGGGCGTAAAAGGCGGGCTGTCAGATAGCCTCCGACAACGAAAATGATACCGAGGAGAAGAAAAACGAAAACGGTGCCGAAATCACTCAACGTTTGGTCCATAAGAGTATTTTTGACGTTGAAATCTCAGACTCATGGCATTTTTATTCAGAGCTTGCGACAAGTGCGCCCAATATAAAAAAATTCAGCATTGAAACCATAAAAATTCACTCGTCCGACGAAACTCTTTTCATCGAACAAGATAGAGGAAATGCAAATAATAAAGGCAAAAACAAATAAAAATCTAAAAAAGAAAAGATATATCAATTTTCGCCGAAAACTTTTTCAGCAAGCGAGGAGAGATAGCGGAGGGCAAGAAAAATTAACAATAGTGAACCCAGAGCAACAAGAACATGGATCAACCACTCGAATGGGAGAAAAACGGACAAGGCCTTGCCGAGCGTCACGGAAGCGAGGAGCCAGACTATCGGCAGCCAGGCGACGGCGAAAACCGCCTGCAGGGCGATTTTCATGTAGCGTTTTCTTTTCGTGCGTTCAACCATTGTCGCTGAAGAACAGCCCGCCGATCTGCCCGGCGAGCGAAGGATCGAGCGTTTTAAGTATTTCGTACTCCTTTCTCAGTCCACGCAGGTCGCCCAGGGCGAGATGGTACATCGCCATCTTGCAATGAGGGTCGGCTCCTTCGGGTTCGAGTTCGAGCGCTTTTTCGATCATGGCCCTTGCCGTGTCGTATTCACCGAGATCGAGGTGGACATCGCCGAGCAGACAGTACGCATCGACATAACCGGGATCGATGGCAAGCGCCCTTCCGAGCGTTTTCAGCGCCTGTTCCTCCCTGCCCATCGTGAGCTGCACGTATCCGAGGTTTTTGTATGCGTGAAGAAACCCCCTGTCCAGGGCGGCCGCGCGCAGAAAATCCCTTGCGGCGTCACGGTAGTTGCCGCTCGACATGTTGGCCACCCCCCTGGCATAGTAGGTATCGGCGTCGCCCCCACGCTCCGCCAGGAGTTCATCGAGGATCTCGACCGCGCGCGCGAAGCGGCCGCTTTCGATACAGTCAAGGGCGAATCCGTAACGTTTCGAGCTGTCGCCGCACTCTCCGGCCACGGCCGTTTTTTCAAGGGGTTCTCTGTCCTGCATGTCCATTTCAGCCTGTTTTTTGGGTCCCGAGACTCTCGAACGCCTCCTGGATGTCATCGAGCGATTTTGCTTCATCGACGATACGCGACGCGAGCCATCGGGCGAAAGAAGGAAAACCGTTCACGCAACGAATATATTGCTTGTAGCGAAAAGAGGATTTTTCCAGCAGCTTGCGAGCCTCATACTCGGTTTCGCTGTTGTCCGCGAAAAAGCCGTAGGGAAACATCACCACGCTGTCGCATCCCTCCGCCTTGAATTCCCGAAAAGCCTTTTCGACGGTTTCCGATGTCCACTCCCCTCCTGTCGAATGGTTCATGCATCCCTGGCGAATACCGTCGAAAACGTTGCGGGGATCATCCATGATACGTTTTTTCATCATGTCGAAAAATTCCCCGGTCTCGTTGAGGCCCGTGAATACCCTGGGCGGATTGCCCGCACGGTCACGCACGAGAGTGCCGTGAATGACAAGCACGAGGCCGATTCTCGCACCCTTGCGCACATACGACAGATCAACGCTCCTGAAAAGATAATCGACGTAGATGCGGTGCAGTTCCGGGTCCTGCCATAGCTTGTTGAGCAGGCGAACCTGCTGATAGCGTGTATTTCCGTATACATCGAAAACGACCTGGCAGGCGACGCCGCAGGAAAAAGCGGATTCGACGGGTATCATGGGAACGACGATCACGCCGTCGAAGCGGCCCTCGACATCGCGTAGCGTATCCTCGAGATAGGGCGGCACAAAATAGTAGGCCTCATGGACAGAAAACCGGGGAGCCTCGGGATGACGTTCATTGTATTCCGAAAGAGCCTCGGCAATCATTGCGGCCTGCCGTCTGTTGGTCGCGACGAGCGTCGATTCGTAATTATTCAAACGCCAGTTGATGTAATGACGTGTCGAACGGTAGTCGGCGACAAGATAGATCAACAGCCTGGGAACGTTGACGATCTGCCGGGTAATGACCTTGACGATGCGCCTCGTGCTTGGCCATAGATTGCGTAGCGTCAGCTTCTCGACCTCCCCGTATGTTACGATGACGACGGCATAGTTCTTCTTCACAATCCGATCCACCACTTAAGTTCGGCGTAAATGGCAAGGAACCCTATAACGGACCCCACGAGCGTCTGCATGAAGGTATGCGCCTTCAGGTACATCCTCGACCACATAAGCACCGGCACCAGCAGCAACAGCCAGAATGCCACCGCCCCGAACTGAAGGAAAACAAGCGCAATGGAAGATGCCAGCGTCAAAAGATGGATGCTGATTTTCCACTGCAGCGTGATCAGGAGAATCAGCACCGTATTCACAGCATTAAACAGCAAAATGCCCGTAAAAATTCGCGGTGCATCGAGTTGCTGCATTACTTCATATCCCAGAAGATTGACTCCCACCATGACGAGAAGCGGCAGAAAACGCTGTTCGCGGAATGTTATGTTGTAGTCAGAAACCTTGCCGATCTTTTTCAGGCCGTAGACCAGCAGCATGGGCACGATGGTGCTGGCAAGAAAAAGCACCGCCAGATATCTGAAGCGAGCCGGATCGTCAGTAAAACCGTAGAGAATGATGACGAGATATGCCGCTGGAGCGACGACGATGGGACTGACAACCCAGGATATCAGGGAAGCGAGACGTTGAAGCGGCATGAATACTGGACCGGACGCATAAACAGAGGGTAAAAACCCGCGAATTTTATATCTTGTAAGATAGTTTTTATAACAGAAAAAACCACTATATTCTCTGTTCATTTTCACCGGCGAGAGTGGTGAAATTGGTATACACGCTAGTCTTAGGAACTAGTGCCGCAAGGCGTAAGGGTTCGAGTCCCTTCTCTCGCACGCTCTAAAATGGCCTCGAAAAACCGTAGTGGGCGTTTCGAGATTTTTCCTTGCCAAAGTGGCGGAATTGGTAGACGCGCTGGACTCAAAATCCAGTGGGTGCAAACCCGTGTGGGTTCGAGTCCCACCTTTGGTACCATCCTCGAAAAAAAACGCTTCACCATGAGGAAAATGTACTCGCCGTGGAGGGAGGCCTACATGGAATCCTTCAAGGAGGCGAAAAAGCACGAAACCAGGGGGAAATCCGTTTTCGCCGACATACCTCCGGAGGAAGACGAGGAACGCTACGTGCTGCACCGTGCGGAAAAGTGCTTCATCATCATGAACCTTTATCCCTACAACTGCGGCCACCTCATGGTCGTCCCCTACCGTCAGACACCCGATTTCAGCGACCTCGACAATGAAACGAGACTCGAAGTCATGCACCTCGCCGACCTCTGCATGGAAGCCCTGAAGAAAACCATCAGCCCGCACGGCTTCAATTTCGGAGCCAATCTCGGCAAGGTGGCGGGAGGCAGCATCGACTCCCACATCCATTTCCACATCGTCCCCCGCTGGGAGGGCGACACGAATTTCATGCCGGTCGTCGGTGACACGAAGGTGCTCAGCAACGACATGCGCAGACTTTACTTGCAGCTAAGGGAAACCATCGGGGTCATTCTCCGGGGAAAAAAAGCATAAAACCGCGCCCCTGATGGAAACGGCGTCCTGCCCCATAAACGGCGCCAGTGAAGCCGTGCCGTTCATGAAGGCGCCCGACCGGCTCGCTCCGGAAACTGATTCCGAATGGAGCCTTGTCCGCGACCGCGAGACCGGCCTGATCTACCTCTCTCCAAGGCCTACCGAAGAGGAAATGGCTCTCCACTATCCCGAATCCGGTTACGATCCGCACCGCCCGACAGTCACCGTAAAAACCTTGAGTGACAGGCTTTACCTTGCACTGCGACATTGTTCGCTGCTCTGGAAAGCCTCCCTCATAGAACGAAACGGTCCTCCGCTCTCGCCGGATTCGAGGCTGCTTGAAATCGGTTGCTCGGACGGCGGCCTGCTGGACGCGCTCATGAAGAGGAACGGCATCCCCGCCGGAAATTGCCGGGGATACGAAAAAAGCGGCCGCTCGTCCGAGTTGGCGAGAAAACGCTTCGGTCTCGACATACAGACTGCCGACATCTGTGACACGCTCCCTTCAGATTCCTTCGACCGCATCATCCTCTGGCATTCGCTCGAACACCTCCACCGGCTGAACGAAACACTTGCAGCCGTCTCGCGTCTCCTCGCGCCGGAGGGCAGGATAGTCATAGCGCTACCGAACGCGGCAAGTCTCGACGCGGCCCTCTACGGCAGGAACTGGGTCGCCTGGGACGCCCCCAGGCACCTCTATCATTTTACACCGCTCACACTGGCAAAACTCCTCCGCAAGCACGGCCTCGAAGTCACCGCCATGCGCCAATTCATCCCCGACACCTTCTACAACTGTCTCCTCAGCGAGGCGCTGTCCTTCCGTGCATCGGGAGGGATAAAGCCTCTGCTTTTGGCGAGAGGCCTGCTCCGGGCAATCCGGAGCATCGTGTCCGGAATTCAAGACCGCGCCGCATCCTCGACTCTCGTTTACCATATCAAATCCACACGAGGCGGCAAACCGGGAACTTAATGCGATAATCGTGCGGTTTTCTCTTTTTTTTACATCGCCCCGAAAACGGAAAACACCTCAAGAAAAAACGCCAAAGCCCAAACGATGGCGAGAACCTCGGCAACCGTGAACAATCAGGCTGAAAGCGCGGGCGCGGGTGATTTGGCAGACGCCTGGCCCCGGCAACAGGACGATCCCCGCATGATCAGGATTGGAACTGAACGCCACGGGACACCTGAAGCGGCGAGACTTTTCACATAACCATATACTCGTCATGTAAATCAAAACAACAGTGAGGTCATTATAAACCTGAAAAAAATCGTTCGGTTCGCCATGGCATTTGCGGTTTCGATAGCCATGATCCCCCCCGCCCCGGTGCAGGCCAAGGACGGTGAAAACGCCCGGACCGCAGCCGTGGCAATCGCTGCGGCCGCGCTCATCGGCACAGCCGCCACCTCCCACCACGACGGCCATTATCCCGAAGGCGTGCGCTACGACGAGGCCCGCGACAAGGCCGAATTCGAACGGGGGTATCGCGACGGCCTGCATAACGCAAGCCGCAACAACTATAACAAGACGGATGCGTATCGACACGGCTACAAGGCTGGTGTCGACGAACGAGACATCCGTATCAGCCACAACCAGCCCAACAGATGGGATAAGGACCGTCATGCCGCCGACAACAGAATGCAGCACCTGGCGACGCATGAAGCCGAACGGCACTGGACCCTTCCGAGAGGCAGCGCCCATCCGCTCAGCTCGACCTGGAACGAAAAGAACGGCCATTACAGGGTCAAGGTCGCTGCCGGTTACCACCGGGGAGTCTGCGTTTTCGACCGTGACGGGAAGATCATTCGTTTTACTGAAAAACTCGATTGAACGAAGGCCAGAAATCCGAAATGAAGCCCTCCGGTAAGGGTAGCTTCTTCGTTTGAAAGAAAACAGGAGCCGGAATCTTTAACGCCGGCAGAGTATTTCATAGGAAAAGCTCAATGCTCCTGAAACCGCTTTCGATGCCCGAACTTTCATTCATCCATACCGTACCGTTCTACGAGATCACCGCGCTGCTGGTATTGGCCGCCGCCTTGGGTTTTCTCAGCCTGCTCCTTCGCCAGCCGATGATCGTCAGCTTCATCGCGGTCGGGGTGCTCGCAGGTCCTTCGCTGCTCGATATCGTCCAGTCGCAGGAATACATCGATCTCATGGCGGAGCTGGGCATCGCTCTCCTCCTTTTCCTCGTTGGCCTGAAGCTCGACCTTTCACTGGTCCGCTCGCTCGGCCTTGTCTCTCTGGCGACGGGCCTCGGCCAGGTGCTCTTCACTTCCGTTGCGGGATTTTTCATCGGGCTGTCACTCGGGCTCGATACGGCGACCTCGCTCTATGTCGCCGTCGCCCTGACGTTTTCAAGCACCATTATCATTGTCAAGCTGCTTTCGGACAAAAAGGAAGTCGATTCGCTGCACGGACGAATCGCTCTCGGGTTCCTTATCGTGCAGGACCTGGTCGTGGTGATCGCCATGATGGCGCTTTCGGCATACGACGTCGGCAGCGCTGCTGGAAACGACCAGGGCACACTCTTGCGCATTGGTTCCGTATTGTTTTACGGCGGGCTGATGCTCCTTGTCGTCAGCCTGTTCATCAGATTTCTCGCAACGCCGCTGGTGAACCGTTTCGCGCGATCGCCCGAACTGCTGGTCACCTTCGCTCTCGGCTGGGCCGCACTGCTTGCATCGGCCGGCGACATAACAGGCTTCAGCAAGGAGCTCGGCGGTCTTCTTGCGGGCGTTTCCCTCGCCTCGACCCCCTTCAGGGAATCCCTTGTCGCGCGAATGGCTTCACTGCGGGATTTTCTCCTGCTTTTCTTCTTCATCTCTCTCGGCATGAACCTCGATCTGGGCCTGCTGGGCTCGCAGATCGTTCCCGCAATGATTTTTTCGCTTTTCGTGCTGATCGGCAACCCCCTGATCGTCATGATAATCATGGGAATACTCGGCTACAGAAAAAGAACCGGTTTTCTTGCCGGCCTGACGGTCGCCCAGATCAGCGAATTTTCATTGATTTTCATGGCGATGGGACGCGATCTCGGCCATATCGAACCCGAAGCCATGGGCCTCGTCACCCTGGTTGGGCTCGTCACGATAGCCATGTCGGTATACATGATCACCTATTCACACACCCTCTACCGGTTCCTCGAACCGCTTTTGGGCGTGTTTGAAAGAAGAATCCCGTCGAGTGAGCCCCAGCAGAGCGAGGGTTCGCTGAAAAAGGACGGTTACGACATCATCATGTTCGGCATTGGCCGCTACGGCACGGCCGTCGCCCACTATCTCAAACAGGACGGCTACCGTGTCCTTGCCGTGGATTTCAATCCCGACGAGGTGCGCCTGTGGAAAAAAAGCGGACATGACATCGTCTACGGCGACGCGAGCGATCAGGAATTCCTTGCCACGCTGCCGCTCGACGAAGCGAAATGGGTTATTTCTGCCGTCTCCCAGCACGAACTCGGCCTTTCGGGCGAGGACCCCAGAATGGTGCTGATCGACGCGCTCAAACGTCTCGGCTATAACGGCAGGATCGCCGTATCCACGCAGCGCATCCAGGAAAAGGAGAAGCTCCGCGAAAAAGGCGCGGACTTTGTTTTTCTTCCCTTTTACGATGCAGCCGAACGGGCGGCTGAACGCATAAACGAAGATCTCGGACGAAACAGATCGCAGAAGCAGCTCACCTGAACAACAAAAAAACGCCAACCGAGATGATTCCTCTTACAAGCATCCTCTACGCCGCCTCCGGCAACGACGAAAGGAAAAGCGGCGGACTGCGCCAGGCCTTACGGCTTTGCCGCGATAGCAATACGCCGCTGACGGTCGTTCAGATCTGTCCCGATGTGCCGGAGAAACATGCTCCGCTGCAAAACCGTTTCATGGATTTTCTCGAAGATGAACTCCACGATTCCCTGGCAAGCGTAAGAAAAGAGCTCGACATCCCGGAACAAACGGTCCGGGCACGCATTGTCGTTCGTCAGCAGGCCGGCACTCCGCCAGCAATCTCGCTGATCCGGATGGTCATCGATGAAGAGTACGGCCTCCTGGTCAAGGACGCCGAAGCCGTCGAGGGCGGCCGAGGGTTCAAGGGAACCGACATGACGCTGCTGCGGAAATGTCCCTGCCCTGTCTGGCTCGCAAGAAATACGGCCCATGCCGGCCCTCCGGTTCGCCTGGCGGTGGCGATCGATCCGGAAAGCCGCGAACCGGGAGAACGGGAGCTGTCCCTGAACCTGCTGCGGACCGCAGGCTCGCTCGCCAGGGGCTTCGAAGGAGAACTTTCCGTAGTATCCTGCTGGGAGTACGAATTCGAACGCTTCCTTCGATACAAGTCCTGGGTCAACATTTCGGAAGAAGAACTGCGCATGAACGCCGAGGACATCCGCAAGGATCTCCTCGGGGAAATCGAACGTCTCGTGCATGAATCGGAGATCGCCGTCGACCGCCGCATCCATCACATGAGGGGTCGCCCGGAAGACCTGATCCCCGAATTCACGGAACAGCACAAGACCGACCTTCTTATCATGGGAACGCTGGCGAGAACAGGAATTCCCGGATTCCTCATCGGCAACACGGCGGAAAACATTCTTGAAAAAACCTCGTGCTCGCTGCTTGCGCTCAAACCGGAAGGGTTCGTTTCACCTGTCCGGCCTGAATGAGCGGCATGGAAAGCACAACCGCGAAAAAAGCGGGGCGTCGCCTTGCATCGCCTGTGTTTTTCCATGCCGGATTGCAGCGATCCCGGTAAACTGTCTCAATCGGAATGACGGATAGCAACTGGCACGACATGGCAGCGGAAGAGGTCCTCGCGACTCTTTCCGCCACGCGGGAAGGACTGGCGGAACGCGAAGTGGCGGAACGGATCTCTCGCTACGGACTCAACCGTCTGAGCCCCGCAAAAAAACAGAACCCGCTTGCGAGATTCCTGCTGCAATTCAGGAATATCCTGATCTATGTGCTGCTTGCAGCCGCAACGATCACCGCACTGCTCGGCCACTGGATCGACGCATGGGTAATCGTCGGCGTCGTTTTCGTCAACGCGCTGATCGGCTATATCCAGGAAGGAAAAGCCGAAAAGGCCCTGGATTCGATCAAGGACCTTCTTTCACCCATGGCCACGGTCAGGCGTGAAAAAAGAACCATATCCATCGCGTCCGAACAACTGGTCCCCGGAGATATTGTCATGCTCCAGTCGGGGGACAAGGTGCCGGCGGACATCCGCCTGTTCTTTTCACGAAACCTTCGCATCGACGAATCACTGCTGACGGGGGAATCGCTGCCTGCGGAAAAAAACAGCGAAACGGTCGCCAGCGACATACCGCTTGCGGATCGCTCCTGCATGGCCTTTTCGGGTACGCTGGTCACCTATGGCAAGGGAGAAGGAATCGTGACCGGAACCGGAGACCGGACCGAAATCGGCCGAATCAGCTCGATGCTCGAGAAAACAAAAAGCCTTGAAACCCCCCTGCTCCGCCGCCTGGACGAGTTCGCACGAACGCTGACGATCGCCATCGTGCTCCTCTCGCTGCTGCTGTTCGTTTTCGGCGTC
It encodes the following:
- a CDS encoding NADH-quinone oxidoreductase subunit C → MSEQQEHTPAIPPAVERARVVWTVISEKFGDAVSPLDENPTMPFFEVARPELWLDIALFMRDNPKLRFNYMACLSGMDYPGEGKLGIVCNLESLGEHGYTIAVKVKCDREGGVIPSVSRVWKTAEWHEREAYDMYGMTFGGHRDMRRILCPEDWEGFPLRKDYQVQENYHGIKVPY
- a CDS encoding tetratricopeptide repeat protein, producing MQDREPLEKTAVAGECGDSSKRYGFALDCIESGRFARAVEILDELLAERGGDADTYYARGVANMSSGNYRDAARDFLRAAALDRGFLHAYKNLGYVQLTMGREEQALKTLGRALAIDPGYVDAYCLLGDVHLDLGEYDTARAMIEKALELEPEGADPHCKMAMYHLALGDLRGLRKEYEILKTLDPSLAGQIGGLFFSDNG
- a CDS encoding universal stress protein; protein product: MIPLTSILYAASGNDERKSGGLRQALRLCRDSNTPLTVVQICPDVPEKHAPLQNRFMDFLEDELHDSLASVRKELDIPEQTVRARIVVRQQAGTPPAISLIRMVIDEEYGLLVKDAEAVEGGRGFKGTDMTLLRKCPCPVWLARNTAHAGPPVRLAVAIDPESREPGERELSLNLLRTAGSLARGFEGELSVVSCWEYEFERFLRYKSWVNISEEELRMNAEDIRKDLLGEIERLVHESEIAVDRRIHHMRGRPEDLIPEFTEQHKTDLLIMGTLARTGIPGFLIGNTAENILEKTSCSLLALKPEGFVSPVRPE
- a CDS encoding NADH-quinone oxidoreductase subunit D encodes the protein MQELGKAEQASVRITPDGKNRIVIEKDLSSEEMILNMGPQHPSTHGVLRLECRTDGEVVIEAEPYLGYLHRCFEKHAEMTDYPGIVPYVDRMDYLASMNSDFAYAIAVEKLLDIEIPRRVEFLRVIVAELNRIASHLVAIGTYAIDLGAFTPFLFCFRDREHIMNLLEWASGARMLYNYILIGGVAYDFPKGFVERTAEFVNYFRPKAVELQKLLTENEIFVKRTRGVGMMPADVAINYGWSGPMLRGSGVEWDLRRADGYSVYPELDFRVCVPDGRFSDIGDSLSRHLVRAMEMEESLNIIEQCLDKMPSPEGFDPRAAIPKRIRPREGEVYGRAENPRGELGFYIQSDGKSTKPVRCKARSSCFVNLSAMKELSQGQLIPDLVAIIGSIDIVLGEVDR
- a CDS encoding phosphatase PAP2 family protein, producing MPLQRLASLISWVVSPIVVAPAAYLVIILYGFTDDPARFRYLAVLFLASTIVPMLLVYGLKKIGKVSDYNITFREQRFLPLLVMVGVNLLGYEVMQQLDAPRIFTGILLFNAVNTVLILLITLQWKISIHLLTLASSIALVFLQFGAVAFWLLLLVPVLMWSRMYLKAHTFMQTLVGSVIGFLAIYAELKWWIGL
- a CDS encoding cation:proton antiporter, translated to MPELSFIHTVPFYEITALLVLAAALGFLSLLLRQPMIVSFIAVGVLAGPSLLDIVQSQEYIDLMAELGIALLLFLVGLKLDLSLVRSLGLVSLATGLGQVLFTSVAGFFIGLSLGLDTATSLYVAVALTFSSTIIIVKLLSDKKEVDSLHGRIALGFLIVQDLVVVIAMMALSAYDVGSAAGNDQGTLLRIGSVLFYGGLMLLVVSLFIRFLATPLVNRFARSPELLVTFALGWAALLASAGDITGFSKELGGLLAGVSLASTPFRESLVARMASLRDFLLLFFFISLGMNLDLGLLGSQIVPAMIFSLFVLIGNPLIVMIIMGILGYRKRTGFLAGLTVAQISEFSLIFMAMGRDLGHIEPEAMGLVTLVGLVTIAMSVYMITYSHTLYRFLEPLLGVFERRIPSSEPQQSEGSLKKDGYDIIMFGIGRYGTAVAHYLKQDGYRVLAVDFNPDEVRLWKKSGHDIVYGDASDQEFLATLPLDEAKWVISAVSQHELGLSGEDPRMVLIDALKRLGYNGRIAVSTQRIQEKEKLREKGADFVFLPFYDAAERAAERINEDLGRNRSQKQLT
- a CDS encoding HIT family protein; the encoded protein is MRKMYSPWREAYMESFKEAKKHETRGKSVFADIPPEEDEERYVLHRAEKCFIIMNLYPYNCGHLMVVPYRQTPDFSDLDNETRLEVMHLADLCMEALKKTISPHGFNFGANLGKVAGGSIDSHIHFHIVPRWEGDTNFMPVVGDTKVLSNDMRRLYLQLRETIGVILRGKKA
- a CDS encoding ferrochelatase; translation: MVKKNYAVVIVTYGEVEKLTLRNLWPSTRRIVKVITRQIVNVPRLLIYLVADYRSTRHYINWRLNNYESTLVATNRRQAAMIAEALSEYNERHPEAPRFSVHEAYYFVPPYLEDTLRDVEGRFDGVIVVPMIPVESAFSCGVACQVVFDVYGNTRYQQVRLLNKLWQDPELHRIYVDYLFRSVDLSYVRKGARIGLVLVIHGTLVRDRAGNPPRVFTGLNETGEFFDMMKKRIMDDPRNVFDGIRQGCMNHSTGGEWTSETVEKAFREFKAEGCDSVVMFPYGFFADNSETEYEARKLLEKSSFRYKQYIRCVNGFPSFARWLASRIVDEAKSLDDIQEAFESLGTQKTG
- a CDS encoding class I SAM-dependent methyltransferase; amino-acid sequence: METASCPINGASEAVPFMKAPDRLAPETDSEWSLVRDRETGLIYLSPRPTEEEMALHYPESGYDPHRPTVTVKTLSDRLYLALRHCSLLWKASLIERNGPPLSPDSRLLEIGCSDGGLLDALMKRNGIPAGNCRGYEKSGRSSELARKRFGLDIQTADICDTLPSDSFDRIILWHSLEHLHRLNETLAAVSRLLAPEGRIVIALPNAASLDAALYGRNWVAWDAPRHLYHFTPLTLAKLLRKHGLEVTAMRQFIPDTFYNCLLSEALSFRASGGIKPLLLARGLLRAIRSIVSGIQDRAASSTLVYHIKSTRGGKPGT
- a CDS encoding NADH-quinone oxidoreductase subunit B, whose translation is MGLLDARITKHNVLVTSVDNVMNWARLSSLWPMGFGLACCAIEMMATNASNYDLERFGIFPRSSPRQSDLMIVAGTVTMKMAERVVRLYEQMPEPRYVLSMGSCSNCGGPYWQHGYHVLKGVDRVIPVDVYVPGCPPRPEALIGGLMKVQELIRMEQIGITRAEALKKLEEKSVDPGHLIEDARQGARAS
- a CDS encoding NADH-quinone oxidoreductase subunit A → MDQTLSDFGTVFVFLLLGIIFVVGGYLTARLLRPSRPNPEKLAIYECGEEAVGSAWVKFNIRFYVVALIFIIFDVEVVFLFPWATVFKQLGEFALIEALVFAGILVIGLVYAWVKGDLDWVRPEPNIPKMPVVGDRES